The proteins below come from a single Streptococcus hyointestinalis genomic window:
- a CDS encoding plasmid mobilization protein: MVKSNRTRDNLFVLRATDQEVHRIKRRMAQAHQKTFQGFALEMLLQGQVATYDYSELQALRLEVNRIGQNINQLVRYVNTFEDLDSELMEALLNDIKTLKDVIGKEFKVKELAKAHGHHQSSSDQRKS; this comes from the coding sequence ATGGTAAAAAGTAATCGCACACGAGACAACCTTTTTGTCTTACGTGCCACCGATCAAGAAGTTCATCGCATTAAAAGACGCATGGCACAAGCCCACCAAAAAACGTTTCAGGGCTTTGCTTTAGAGATGTTACTTCAAGGGCAGGTAGCGACTTATGACTATTCAGAGTTACAAGCGCTGCGGCTCGAAGTCAACCGCATTGGACAAAATATCAACCAACTAGTCCGTTACGTCAATACCTTTGAAGATTTGGATAGCGAACTTATGGAGGCACTACTCAATGACATCAAAACCTTAAAAGACGTTATCGGTAAAGAGTTTAAAGTTAAGGAGTTGGCAAAAGCACATGGTCATCACCAAAGTTCATCAGATCAAAGAAAGTCGTAA
- a CDS encoding helical hairpin domain-containing protein, producing MVITKVHQIKESRKLRRSLNYILRDDANLKLVTKNDCHSDFPYVLKDGQVYQRLVSGHDVIDASDAEAVFDDFFLVKDSAAAFHHGRSNKEMSDLTNPNQVMAHHIIQSFSPEDNLSPEEVNRLGYQTALELTGGDYQFIVATHMDKGHLHNHIIFNTTNQVTLKKFRWQKGTKKSLEHISDKYAELAGASIVEPQLKTSYTAYSAWRQKNSFRFEIKQRLDFLLKHSLDLEDFLQKAQALNLQVNTSGQYVTYRLSDQPQERVVRDRSLSKKGRYSLEGITKRLATNAVVFDKDSIKAEYDKVMEKEAEDFEMKLTIEPWQVETITPRSLHVPIRFGLDRKGTVAIPARLLDQNADGSFTAYLKRKDFFYFLNPDHSEQNRFITGTTLIKQLSSQNGETILYKNRYLSKLDRLVDELNFLSVNHVTNSEQFRDLEKNFLEQLDKTDQELERLSDKIAELNKLYGAIVQYQSTLVPSQTSLALLEKARLDKNTNPDLLKKELKEYQIEREALATHRDQIVADYDFSQKLKEERQEKHHKHL from the coding sequence ATGGTCATCACCAAAGTTCATCAGATCAAAGAAAGTCGTAAACTTAGACGTTCCCTCAATTACATCTTGCGAGATGATGCCAATCTAAAACTGGTCACAAAGAACGATTGCCATTCAGACTTTCCTTATGTCTTGAAAGACGGACAAGTTTATCAACGGTTGGTGTCAGGACATGATGTGATAGATGCTTCAGATGCCGAGGCTGTTTTTGACGATTTCTTTTTGGTCAAAGACTCGGCGGCAGCTTTTCATCACGGTAGAAGCAATAAAGAAATGTCTGACTTAACAAACCCCAACCAAGTCATGGCACACCACATCATTCAATCCTTTTCACCAGAGGATAACTTAAGCCCTGAAGAAGTGAACCGACTGGGTTATCAAACAGCGCTGGAGTTGACAGGAGGCGATTATCAGTTCATTGTTGCCACACACATGGATAAGGGACATTTGCATAACCACATCATTTTTAACACGACCAATCAAGTTACGCTTAAAAAGTTTCGCTGGCAAAAAGGGACGAAAAAAAGTTTAGAACATATTTCAGATAAATATGCCGAGTTAGCAGGTGCCAGTATTGTAGAACCCCAACTCAAAACGTCCTACACCGCCTATTCTGCTTGGCGTCAAAAAAATAGTTTTCGTTTTGAGATTAAGCAGCGCCTGGACTTTTTGCTTAAGCACTCACTTGACTTGGAGGATTTTCTCCAAAAAGCCCAGGCACTTAACCTGCAAGTCAACACCAGCGGTCAGTATGTAACCTATCGTTTAAGCGATCAGCCACAAGAACGTGTGGTTCGTGACCGCAGTCTGTCTAAAAAAGGACGTTACAGCCTTGAAGGCATTACCAAACGTTTAGCGACAAATGCAGTTGTCTTTGACAAAGATAGTATTAAGGCGGAGTATGACAAGGTTATGGAAAAAGAAGCAGAGGACTTTGAGATGAAGTTGACTATTGAGCCGTGGCAGGTGGAGACCATTACCCCTCGTTCTTTACACGTGCCCATCCGTTTTGGTTTGGATCGAAAAGGCACAGTTGCCATTCCTGCACGCTTGTTAGACCAAAATGCGGACGGTAGTTTTACAGCTTACTTAAAACGTAAAGACTTCTTTTATTTTTTAAACCCAGATCATTCGGAACAAAATCGCTTCATTACAGGGACAACACTGATCAAACAATTGTCTAGTCAAAATGGCGAGACTATTCTCTATAAGAACCGCTACCTTTCAAAACTCGACCGCTTAGTAGATGAGTTAAACTTTTTGTCGGTTAACCATGTCACGAACTCTGAGCAGTTTAGAGATTTAGAAAAAAACTTTTTGGAGCAATTAGACAAAACAGATCAGGAGTTAGAGCGGTTAAGTGATAAGATAGCAGAACTCAATAAACTGTATGGCGCTATAGTCCAGTATCAAAGCACCCTTGTTCCATCACAAACGTCACTAGCACTTTTAGAAAAAGCTCGTCTAGACAAAAATACGAACCCCGACCTTCTCAAAAAAGAACTCAAGGAATATCAGATTGAGCGAGAGGCACTGGCTACACATCGTGATCAGATTGTCGCTGACTATGACTTTAGCCAAAAGCTCAAAGAAGAACGTCAAGAGAAACACCATAAACACCTTTAG
- a CDS encoding site-specific DNA-methyltransferase, producing the protein MNIETIPLADLTLYEHNVKKHPQYQVDQIKQSIVQFGNNDPIAIDEDNTIIEGHGRYLALSQLGYEEVPVIRLKHLSAEQKQAYILAHNKITMNTDFDMGLLKQELTTILDIDMSDFGFSTSLLSQPLEEDSSAGAEAEIEPVNASEESLSVQLGDVFQLGDHFLKCGDSTNPEHLKYLLGDKQVDLYVTDPPYNVNYKGKTSEGLTIQNDALPQETFRQFLEDSFRAIDAHLKSGAGFYIWHADSQRLAFSEAVAAVGWLEKQTLIWVKNRFVLGRQDYQWQHEPCLYGWKAGAPHYFVRDFTLSTVLESDLEHKSKADLISLIRSYQEQQPTTILRINQPERNGDHPTMKPQALIERLVRNSSRRGDCVLDSFAGSGTTLLVCEQLGRINYSMELDPFYVERIIRRFERETGKTALKLKDKCQKIKKGNYD; encoded by the coding sequence ATGAACATTGAAACCATTCCCCTAGCAGACCTAACCTTATATGAACATAATGTCAAAAAGCACCCTCAGTATCAAGTTGACCAAATTAAGCAGTCTATTGTGCAGTTTGGCAATAACGACCCCATTGCCATTGATGAAGACAACACCATCATTGAAGGGCATGGACGCTATCTTGCTTTGAGTCAACTGGGATATGAAGAAGTACCCGTTATTCGCCTGAAGCACTTGAGCGCTGAACAAAAACAAGCCTATATTTTAGCGCATAACAAGATTACTATGAACACTGATTTTGATATGGGCTTGTTAAAGCAGGAGTTGACCACTATTTTAGATATTGATATGTCTGACTTTGGCTTTTCCACCTCGCTACTCTCTCAACCACTTGAGGAGGATTCCAGTGCAGGAGCCGAAGCAGAGATTGAACCAGTTAATGCTAGTGAAGAAAGCCTGTCTGTTCAGTTAGGTGATGTCTTTCAATTAGGCGACCACTTTCTCAAGTGTGGCGATAGCACTAACCCTGAGCACTTAAAGTACCTCTTAGGAGACAAACAAGTGGACCTCTATGTCACTGATCCACCTTACAATGTGAACTACAAGGGTAAGACAAGCGAAGGGTTAACCATTCAAAACGATGCTCTACCTCAGGAAACTTTTCGTCAGTTTTTAGAGGATAGTTTTCGAGCAATAGATGCTCACTTAAAGTCAGGAGCTGGTTTTTACATCTGGCATGCGGATAGTCAACGTCTCGCTTTTTCAGAAGCTGTGGCGGCTGTCGGGTGGCTAGAAAAACAAACACTCATTTGGGTGAAAAATCGTTTTGTTCTTGGACGCCAAGATTATCAGTGGCAACATGAACCGTGTCTTTATGGCTGGAAAGCAGGAGCGCCTCACTATTTTGTCCGTGATTTTACGCTTTCCACTGTTCTAGAGAGCGATTTGGAGCATAAAAGTAAGGCAGACTTAATCAGTTTAATTCGAAGTTATCAGGAACAACAGCCCACAACCATTCTACGTATCAATCAACCAGAACGTAATGGCGACCACCCCACCATGAAACCACAGGCTTTGATTGAACGCTTGGTGCGTAATTCTAGCCGTAGGGGTGATTGTGTTTTAGATAGCTTTGCAGGATCAGGAACAACGCTTTTGGTTTGTGAACAGTTAGGGCGCATCAATTATTCGATGGAACTTGATCCCTTTTATGTTGAGCGGATTATACGCCGCTTTGAAAGAGAGACAGGGAAAACAGCTTTAAAGCTCAAGGATAAGTGTCAGAAAATTAAAAAGGGAAACTATGACTGA
- a CDS encoding PBECR4 domain-containing protein, producing MVSSQHLVKKRSQEQLAKIASKDIVAVATALGMSLERESDHFYWDEHDSFKINPKTNRFMWWSRGKGGNPIDLVRVVREEWTGHPTPFKEAVQFVETGEFPKVTVTPEKKEPFKNYLAPYEHSNFELGRHYLKEERGLSDETIDTVLASGNMVSATLKKGDYFEPVILFKSRDSDGVMIGGSLQGIIENKVQHPERGRLKKIMRHSDGLAGFHLDIGTPKRLVFTEAPIDLMSYYELHKDSLSDVRLVAMDGLKKGVISRYTADLLTDGQYSKTMPRESIRGALDNIHQTTRILKDSPNLITLAVDNDDAGRGFIKDLQADGIPMTVDIPPLKEEQNKMDWNDYLKQMKSEESQMTTEVEKGEGKDKVSDVHQAQETSPNNSRLAQAKRKKQRLEEEYNTAVEAVFAHQRLTNGQPMNDKRGGEAWFKRQEKLENRARNLLDEISKQEERIQSLEYQDEGLNRWGTGLALTIDNIPRIREEIEKGKRGESVYTKATLRTYAKRLKVLEDQVKRLGTITISPQAQALIDQGKVRQWKKQPDTYFVKGLRRVALTLKDDGTFEIAKRYAPKTPEEIEHVTALLKQPIESETIMETNTPQKSAQELLDEYKMLDDRYTEVFNQTMEDYAKGEEVSSDALEYVSQELEQKFEEYQAQLSLEEEQNRKIEVEEGLRYNIGEETQTISEETQTISEETQTISEHLSDVPYHQDLKELDDAVLADLAQRESLEALADSVVPRDFTAALSLAYAKGEEAVLDNETFQKRHPQEYALFVQLGANSTSLDDLVQKAINLSVVDQESRFYAQWLENKIQTAPEEVTQGHNKKAENPIGDFPERTQEAAPLPNVPKERSLKESSPTPTQSQPFFHFTISDPEKSTYKKGYHPIKPEELKKLNRYASQIQDNATWYQKELADSQVTYFYKHKEAVEALTITFKAEHYPHLIGFYAIDEQQTAAKTLEDIVKGKADYQNIMIANRGATFSKIQVLPDFKAIIDANSFLFDDLSQVERMQRLDLASAIKTEDEDVLVAFRNVDGELFPASLMKVNHKLATELEAATDKTILGVFRQKDNQVTTLSINDAIVTDGGKELQAIVEAGDFEPLQVSKENDKTLFPKDSDGDGLTDDEEAALGTNPFSADSDGDGTPDGIEKGSGTDPNNASDNPAERQQHNLELSELIKKGNVKAINQHLQERNKDYFDQDNYLNYLDGLVDFSHYSSRNARLLKSQLGTATMVASFKEWRNRGGRVKKGEKALYVQAPKTVTLTDKKGQALLDDQGQEKTRTYFKAIPVFDVSQVEAQEGKTLDLPQDKTIVPEVMDKTYFQNIYRTLRDISEKQNGVPIRFWKYVEDEGLYHEKQNYIAIQKDMSYEQTLTTLIQKVAESELHNSKRLEELNPHFKDGAMTKPDRDFQIESVTYVLCRHLGLPTKHSFDYLETWQNWMHPEQGLEQLTQHLEVIQNETKSLMERIDKTLTVYQERTQVKNQDAKTSLTTSEKTTNNFYASLAEAKATAKHHQTKEEDTPKKAQRATKM from the coding sequence ATGGTAAGTAGTCAACACTTAGTGAAAAAACGATCCCAAGAACAACTGGCTAAGATTGCCAGCAAGGATATTGTGGCTGTGGCAACAGCTCTAGGTATGTCGCTTGAAAGAGAGAGCGATCACTTTTATTGGGATGAGCATGATAGCTTTAAGATTAACCCTAAGACCAACCGCTTCATGTGGTGGTCACGTGGGAAAGGTGGTAACCCCATTGATCTCGTTCGTGTTGTTAGAGAAGAGTGGACGGGGCATCCAACACCTTTTAAGGAGGCAGTGCAGTTTGTCGAAACAGGGGAGTTCCCTAAAGTCACTGTCACACCCGAAAAGAAGGAACCTTTTAAAAATTACCTAGCCCCTTATGAGCACAGTAATTTTGAACTTGGCAGGCATTATCTTAAGGAAGAAAGGGGACTTTCCGATGAGACCATTGATACCGTTCTTGCTTCAGGCAACATGGTCTCTGCCACGCTTAAAAAGGGCGATTACTTTGAACCCGTTATCCTCTTTAAAAGTCGGGATAGCGATGGAGTGATGATTGGAGGCAGCCTACAAGGGATTATTGAAAACAAAGTCCAGCACCCTGAGCGAGGGCGCTTAAAGAAAATCATGCGGCACTCGGATGGTCTCGCTGGTTTTCACTTAGATATTGGGACTCCCAAACGCCTAGTCTTTACAGAAGCTCCGATTGACCTCATGTCTTATTATGAGCTCCATAAAGACAGCTTATCTGATGTGCGTTTGGTGGCTATGGATGGGCTTAAAAAAGGGGTGATTAGCCGCTACACAGCCGATTTGTTGACAGATGGACAGTATTCCAAAACCATGCCTAGAGAGTCTATCAGAGGGGCGCTAGATAACATTCATCAAACAACAAGGATTCTGAAAGATTCCCCCAATCTCATTACCCTAGCCGTTGATAATGACGACGCTGGACGGGGCTTTATTAAGGACTTACAAGCTGACGGTATCCCAATGACGGTTGATATACCACCACTTAAGGAAGAACAGAACAAAATGGATTGGAATGATTACCTGAAACAAATGAAAAGTGAGGAAAGTCAGATGACAACTGAAGTAGAAAAAGGTGAAGGGAAAGACAAAGTGTCTGATGTTCATCAAGCACAAGAAACGTCTCCGAATAATAGCCGTTTAGCCCAAGCCAAACGGAAGAAACAGCGCTTGGAGGAAGAGTACAATACGGCAGTCGAGGCTGTTTTTGCCCACCAGAGGCTCACAAACGGGCAACCGATGAACGATAAGCGAGGTGGTGAGGCTTGGTTTAAACGTCAGGAAAAGCTTGAAAATCGGGCAAGAAACCTCCTAGATGAAATCTCTAAACAAGAAGAACGCATCCAGTCCCTAGAGTATCAAGATGAGGGGCTTAACCGCTGGGGCACTGGTCTTGCCTTAACGATCGATAATATCCCACGCATTCGTGAAGAAATTGAAAAAGGTAAGCGTGGGGAGTCCGTCTACACCAAGGCAACGCTACGAACCTATGCCAAGCGTTTAAAGGTTCTTGAGGATCAAGTGAAGCGCCTGGGCACAATCACTATCAGTCCTCAAGCGCAAGCGCTGATTGACCAAGGAAAGGTTCGCCAGTGGAAAAAACAGCCAGACACCTACTTTGTCAAAGGCTTACGTCGTGTTGCCTTGACCTTAAAAGACGACGGCACCTTTGAGATTGCCAAGCGCTACGCTCCTAAAACACCTGAAGAAATAGAACATGTAACAGCCTTGTTAAAACAACCAATAGAAAGTGAGACAATCATGGAAACGAACACACCACAAAAAAGCGCCCAAGAACTCTTGGACGAATACAAGATGTTAGACGACCGCTATACTGAGGTCTTTAATCAGACAATGGAGGATTATGCCAAAGGAGAAGAGGTTTCTTCAGATGCGTTGGAGTACGTTAGCCAAGAGCTAGAACAGAAATTTGAGGAATACCAAGCCCAATTGTCGCTAGAAGAAGAACAAAATCGCAAGATAGAAGTGGAGGAAGGGCTACGCTATAACATCGGCGAGGAGACACAGACCATAAGTGAGGAGACACAGACCATAAGTGAGGAGACACAGACCATAAGTGAGCACTTATCTGATGTTCCTTATCATCAAGACCTCAAAGAACTGGATGACGCTGTTTTAGCAGATTTAGCCCAAAGAGAGAGCTTAGAAGCTCTAGCAGATAGTGTTGTTCCACGAGATTTTACCGCTGCCCTTAGCTTAGCCTATGCTAAGGGTGAAGAAGCCGTTCTTGATAATGAGACTTTTCAGAAACGGCATCCGCAAGAATATGCCCTCTTTGTTCAATTAGGCGCTAACTCCACGAGTTTAGATGACCTTGTGCAGAAAGCTATTAACCTATCTGTCGTAGATCAGGAGTCTCGTTTTTATGCGCAGTGGCTGGAAAACAAAATACAAACTGCCCCTGAAGAAGTTACTCAAGGGCACAATAAAAAAGCTGAGAACCCAATCGGGGATTTCCCTGAGCGGACTCAGGAGGCAGCACCTCTACCTAACGTTCCGAAAGAACGTTCTTTGAAGGAATCGTCACCGACTCCAACTCAGTCTCAACCTTTCTTTCATTTTACCATTTCAGACCCTGAAAAGTCAACGTATAAGAAGGGTTATCATCCCATAAAACCTGAGGAATTAAAGAAACTAAACCGCTATGCTTCCCAGATTCAGGACAACGCCACTTGGTATCAAAAAGAGCTGGCAGACAGTCAAGTGACCTATTTTTACAAGCATAAGGAGGCTGTTGAAGCACTAACCATCACCTTTAAAGCGGAGCACTATCCACATTTGATTGGGTTCTATGCGATTGACGAACAACAAACGGCAGCTAAAACTTTGGAGGATATTGTCAAGGGCAAAGCGGACTACCAAAACATCATGATTGCCAATCGTGGAGCGACTTTTAGTAAGATTCAGGTGCTGCCTGATTTTAAAGCAATCATTGATGCCAATAGTTTCCTCTTTGATGACCTGTCGCAAGTGGAGCGCATGCAGCGTTTAGACTTAGCCAGTGCCATTAAAACAGAAGATGAAGATGTCCTGGTGGCATTTAGAAATGTGGACGGAGAGTTGTTCCCTGCTTCTTTAATGAAAGTGAACCACAAACTCGCTACTGAGTTAGAAGCAGCCACTGACAAAACGATTCTAGGTGTTTTCCGTCAAAAAGACAATCAGGTCACAACTCTATCCATCAACGATGCTATTGTCACCGATGGTGGTAAAGAACTGCAAGCTATTGTGGAAGCGGGAGATTTTGAACCCTTGCAGGTCTCAAAGGAAAACGACAAAACACTCTTCCCTAAGGACTCTGATGGCGATGGCTTAACCGATGATGAAGAAGCAGCACTTGGAACAAATCCTTTTAGTGCTGATAGCGATGGAGACGGAACACCAGATGGTATTGAAAAAGGCAGTGGCACAGACCCTAACAATGCTTCTGACAATCCAGCAGAGCGCCAACAGCACAACTTAGAACTCAGTGAGTTGATTAAAAAAGGGAATGTCAAAGCCATCAACCAACACTTACAAGAAAGGAACAAGGACTATTTTGACCAAGATAATTACCTCAACTATTTAGATGGGCTGGTAGATTTTAGTCACTATTCGAGTCGCAATGCTCGATTGCTTAAGAGTCAACTGGGAACAGCGACGATGGTAGCTTCTTTCAAGGAATGGCGAAACCGTGGGGGTCGAGTGAAAAAAGGAGAAAAAGCCCTTTATGTCCAAGCTCCTAAAACCGTCACCCTAACCGATAAAAAGGGACAGGCGCTTCTTGATGACCAAGGACAAGAAAAAACACGAACCTATTTTAAGGCTATTCCTGTCTTTGATGTCTCTCAAGTCGAAGCGCAGGAAGGTAAAACGCTAGATTTACCACAAGACAAGACTATTGTTCCTGAAGTGATGGATAAGACCTACTTCCAAAATATTTACCGCACCTTGCGAGACATTTCGGAAAAACAAAATGGCGTTCCCATTCGTTTTTGGAAGTATGTGGAGGATGAAGGCTTGTATCATGAAAAACAAAACTACATTGCCATTCAAAAAGACATGAGCTACGAACAAACCTTGACGACCTTGATTCAAAAAGTTGCCGAGTCTGAATTGCACAATTCTAAAAGACTAGAAGAACTCAACCCACACTTTAAGGATGGAGCTATGACCAAACCTGATAGAGACTTTCAAATAGAATCTGTCACTTATGTGCTGTGCCGCCATCTTGGACTACCGACGAAACATTCTTTTGATTATTTAGAAACATGGCAGAATTGGATGCATCCTGAACAAGGGTTAGAGCAGCTGACGCAACACTTAGAGGTCATTCAAAACGAAACCAAAAGTTTGATGGAGCGTATAGACAAGACGCTTACCGTTTATCAAGAGCGCACACAAGTAAAAAACCAGGACGCAAAAACTTCTCTTACGACATCTGAAAAGACCACGAACAACTTTTATGCGAGTTTAGCTGAAGCTAAAGCCACAGCGAAACATCACCAAACCAAAGAAGAGGACACGCCAAAAAAAGCCCAACGAGCTACGAAAATGTAG
- a CDS encoding ISLre2 family transposase has protein sequence MDQQPIDERLLVGQFRRDNLIGFYQFIERYESFIAPIMRARGYKRINKVKRTVLFTFGEVTFERSRWSNGKRVRIPVDEKLGLAKRISISKELMFQITRLATLVPYRKVVEIVELMYGIYISKDTVIRCLNHAEKLLKEREDYRFFEESEEVVKEKAPIIYLEGDGVMVKVGDADIDNHRYDLSHFVIHTGSRKIHKNRFELQNKKEFVGIKNAPTREKVIDYLYNHFEITPQTLLITNSDNGHGYTPYVFDEIAKALGVKHHYHFWDSYHLNQKLRTYYKNFPDELLDGAFEAIKKHSKKDLKMILDTTESLLVTKEDEATFSKLRLKLLQNFKYTAHPNYYGLPHAGIGIMESQHRKLTYRMKKRGMYWSVHGLDRMSRLILLNTEGQIRDLFFGEWREQYQFFTPLESADVYLQDNSNKDYGERLKGTITQTKDRKSIKKRLL, from the coding sequence ATGGATCAACAACCAATTGATGAGCGCTTGCTTGTCGGGCAGTTTAGACGTGATAATTTAATAGGTTTTTACCAGTTTATTGAGCGCTATGAGAGTTTTATTGCTCCTATCATGCGAGCTAGGGGCTACAAAAGGATTAATAAAGTAAAGCGTACAGTTCTATTTACGTTTGGCGAGGTCACTTTTGAGCGTTCTCGCTGGTCTAATGGGAAGCGTGTCCGAATTCCAGTTGATGAAAAGCTGGGACTTGCTAAACGTATCAGTATTTCTAAAGAATTAATGTTTCAAATTACCCGTCTCGCCACTCTTGTACCTTATAGAAAAGTAGTAGAAATTGTAGAATTGATGTACGGTATCTATATTAGTAAGGATACTGTGATTAGATGTCTAAATCATGCTGAAAAATTGTTAAAAGAACGGGAAGATTATCGTTTTTTTGAGGAGTCGGAGGAAGTGGTAAAAGAAAAAGCTCCAATCATTTATCTTGAAGGAGATGGTGTCATGGTTAAAGTAGGCGATGCTGATATTGATAACCACCGCTATGATTTATCACATTTTGTTATCCATACAGGCAGCCGTAAAATTCACAAAAATCGCTTTGAATTGCAAAATAAAAAGGAATTTGTTGGTATTAAAAATGCTCCGACTCGTGAAAAAGTGATTGATTACCTTTATAATCATTTCGAGATAACTCCTCAAACGCTGCTTATCACGAATTCAGATAACGGGCATGGTTATACTCCTTATGTATTTGATGAAATTGCAAAAGCCCTAGGTGTAAAACATCATTACCACTTTTGGGATAGTTATCATCTAAATCAAAAACTAAGAACGTATTATAAAAATTTTCCTGACGAATTGCTGGATGGAGCTTTTGAAGCTATAAAGAAACATAGTAAAAAAGATTTAAAGATGATTTTAGACACCACTGAGTCTTTACTTGTAACTAAGGAAGATGAGGCTACTTTTAGTAAACTTCGCTTAAAGCTCCTCCAAAATTTCAAATATACCGCTCATCCCAACTATTACGGACTTCCACATGCGGGAATTGGTATTATGGAAAGTCAGCACCGTAAATTAACTTATCGTATGAAAAAACGGGGAATGTATTGGAGTGTTCATGGGCTTGATCGTATGAGTCGATTGATTTTACTCAATACTGAAGGGCAGATCCGTGATTTATTTTTTGGTGAATGGCGGGAACAGTATCAATTTTTTACGCCACTTGAAAGCGCAGATGTTTATCTTCAAGATAATAGTAATAAAGATTATGGGGAACGTTTGAAAGGAACGATTACCCAAACTAAGGATAGAAAATCAATAAAAAAACGTCTGCTTTAA
- a CDS encoding DNA topoisomerase, with translation MKYLLLAEKPDQARKYAHALGSPKEEKGIFRVTSALLGAEVLVAPAVGHLVERVNPYPNFENWELANLPVLPDSFQYAPKKETLKAFKAIQKAVKEVDGVIIGTDPDREGEAIAYRILELIPQGLAKVRYRLWANSLTTKGLQEAFGRLRDPVLSVNYFHEAAARSDADWLVGFNLSPFVTLKMKAEGLLGKKEKAMSVGRVQTPIVSLIVRNDEAIAHFKPQPYWQLALLAEDGTVFTNDTKYQTEQEAKEAFALLESSAQVSEVVTENKSQTAPKLYNLTQLQSEMSQTYQFEATKTKDLVQSLYQKGFLSYPRTDATAITTNEYAYLIKHIEAYQAALNLSFDLPNRKARKPYVNDDKVLEHYAIIPTELVPNLDDLSTDEELIYTTVTKRTLLMFTSDYHYQSTQVLLTNGNQTFKATGTVTQSLGWRSYVSTKTEDKEIPVYQEGQKIVVSPKQVKRLTKPPTRISESILLKKLLPKYNLGTSATRDGMIDLIQRKGYVTKDKKTGQFFPTERGRQLIHYLDTLEVSYTNPETTGKWEAVLAKIGQGEVNPDAFVQKIKWAITKQIEKGGTHGK, from the coding sequence GTGAAATACTTATTACTGGCTGAAAAACCAGACCAAGCCCGCAAATATGCGCATGCCCTTGGTAGTCCTAAAGAAGAAAAAGGCATTTTTAGGGTGACTTCTGCACTTTTAGGCGCTGAGGTTCTCGTAGCCCCTGCTGTCGGGCATTTGGTTGAGCGAGTTAACCCTTACCCCAACTTTGAAAATTGGGAACTGGCTAATCTTCCTGTACTGCCTGATAGCTTTCAGTATGCCCCTAAAAAGGAAACTCTGAAAGCCTTTAAAGCGATTCAAAAGGCGGTTAAAGAAGTAGATGGCGTTATCATTGGCACTGACCCTGACCGTGAGGGCGAGGCGATTGCCTATCGTATCTTGGAGTTGATCCCTCAAGGACTGGCAAAAGTGCGCTACAGGCTCTGGGCAAACTCTTTAACGACTAAGGGTTTACAGGAAGCCTTTGGGCGCTTGCGTGACCCCGTTTTATCGGTTAACTACTTCCATGAAGCAGCTGCGAGAAGTGATGCCGATTGGCTAGTGGGCTTTAACCTCAGTCCTTTTGTGACGCTTAAGATGAAAGCAGAAGGGCTGCTAGGTAAAAAAGAAAAAGCCATGTCCGTGGGGCGAGTACAGACCCCAATCGTTTCTTTGATTGTCCGAAATGATGAGGCAATTGCTCATTTTAAACCCCAACCCTATTGGCAGCTGGCTTTACTTGCTGAAGATGGGACGGTTTTTACCAACGATACCAAGTACCAAACAGAACAAGAAGCTAAGGAGGCTTTTGCTTTGTTGGAGAGTAGTGCGCAGGTGAGTGAGGTAGTCACTGAAAACAAAAGCCAAACCGCCCCTAAACTCTATAATCTCACTCAACTACAGTCTGAGATGAGTCAGACCTATCAGTTTGAAGCCACCAAAACCAAAGACCTTGTCCAAAGCCTCTATCAAAAAGGCTTTTTGTCTTATCCCCGAACGGATGCGACAGCCATTACGACTAATGAGTACGCTTATCTTATCAAACATATAGAAGCATATCAAGCTGCCCTTAATCTGTCTTTTGACCTGCCAAACCGCAAGGCTAGAAAGCCTTATGTTAATGATGACAAGGTACTAGAGCACTATGCCATTATCCCAACAGAGCTTGTCCCTAACCTAGATGATCTCTCAACCGATGAAGAGCTGATTTATACTACCGTTACTAAGCGGACGCTTTTGATGTTTACTAGCGATTATCATTATCAGTCTACCCAAGTCCTGCTCACGAATGGCAATCAGACCTTTAAAGCAACAGGAACAGTGACACAAAGTTTAGGTTGGCGTAGCTACGTGTCCACAAAGACGGAAGATAAGGAAATCCCTGTTTACCAAGAAGGGCAAAAGATTGTGGTATCGCCTAAACAGGTGAAGCGTCTGACCAAACCTCCAACTCGTATCAGCGAGTCTATTCTGTTAAAGAAGCTGCTACCGAAGTACAATCTCGGCACATCAGCGACACGAGACGGCATGATTGACTTGATTCAAAGGAAAGGCTATGTGACCAAGGATAAGAAAACAGGGCAGTTTTTCCCAACAGAACGTGGCAGACAGCTGATTCACTACCTAGATACCTTGGAAGTGAGCTACACTAACCCAGAGACCACTGGAAAGTGGGAGGCGGTGCTGGCTAAAATTGGACAAGGGGAGGTTAACCCAGATGCTTTTGTCCAAAAGATAAAGTGGGCAATCACCAAACAAATCGAAAAAGGAGGCACACATGGTAAGTAG